From a region of the Apis cerana isolate GH-2021 linkage group LG13, AcerK_1.0, whole genome shotgun sequence genome:
- the LOC107996190 gene encoding mitochondrial tRNA-specific 2-thiouridylase 1: MFKKIIVGISGGVDSAVTAFLLKNKGYDVTGVFMKNWDIKNETGKCQIDEDKEDAEWICKKLKIPFVEVNFVKEYWNNIFCYLTEQYENGYTPNPDILCNKFIKFGQFFNFARTKLQADAIATGHYVKSSFGPYLEHFKLNTNVKLLQAEDPEKDQTFFLCQVPQQALRYFMFPLGNYLKKDVKKIAEEIGLDKIIHKKESTGICFIGKRNFQNFISEYISDKPGDFIDLDSGELVGKHKGFHYWTVGQNVKLGGYPIAYFIYKKDIQSNNIIVVRGTNHPALYTNFIITETPYWISSEPSELNSHYRMMHCNFRFQHRDALISCIVHKNLRNELMIRFNQPLRSLTEGQFVVLYKGEECLGSAVISFCGPSHFFLEQEIMNDNKLNKQIANVSV; encoded by the exons atgttcaaaaaaataattgtgggTATATCTGGTGGAGTTGATAGTGCTGTAACagcttttcttttgaaaaataaag gataTGATGTTACGGgagtatttatgaaaaattgggacattaaaaatgaaacaggaAAATGTCAAATTGATGAAGATAAAGAAGATGCAGAATGGATAtgcaagaaattaaaaatccctTTTGTTGAAGtcaattttgtaaaagaatattggaataatattttttg CTATTTAACAGAACAATATGAAAATGGATATACACCAAATCctgatattttatgtaataagtttattaaattcggtcaatttttcaattttgctcGTACGAAACTTCAAGCAGATGCTATTGCAACAGGACATTATGTTAAAAGTAGTTTTGGTCCTTATCttgaacattttaaattaaatacta ATGTCAAATTACTTCAAGCAGAAGATCCAGAAAAAGaccaaacattttttttgtgTCAAGTACCTCAACAAGCATTAAGATATTTCATGTTTCCtcttggaaattatttaaaaaaagatgttaaaaaaattgctgaAGAAATTGGTTTGGATAAAATCATACATAAAAAGGAAAGCACAGGAATATGCTTTATaggaaaacgaaattttcaaaattttatatctgaa tacATATCTGACAAACCTGGAGATTTTATAGACTTGGATAGTGGTGAATTAGTGGGAAAGCATAAGGGATTTCATTATTGGACTGTAGGTCAAAATGTTAAACTTGGAGGCTATCCAATTgcatactttatatataagaaagatattcaatcaaataatattattgta GTGAGAGGTACAAATCATCCAGcactttatacaaattttataataacagaAACTCCTTATTGGATATCATCAGAACCCAGTGAACTTAATAGTCACTATAGAATGATGCATTGCAATTTTCGTTTTCAACATAGAGATGCTTTAATATCTTGTATAGTTCACAAAAATTTAAGGAATGAATTAATGATTCGTTTTAATCAACCTTTAAGATCACTTACAGAAGGACAG tTTGTAGTTTTATATAAAGGAGAAGAATGTTTAGGTAGCGCTGTAATTTCATTCTGTGGTCCATCACATTTCTTTTTAGAGcaagaaataatgaatgataataaattgaacaaaCAAATCGCGAACGTAAGTGTGTAA